One Manihot esculenta cultivar AM560-2 chromosome 18, M.esculenta_v8, whole genome shotgun sequence genomic window carries:
- the LOC110605861 gene encoding uncharacterized protein LOC110605861 encodes MASSFDRWEKDPFFSAAEEVQESADRMESTYRAWMHSKKDASSLWNSEELHRDLRTALGTTKWQLEEFQRAVRSSYNESFTEDSRDRHSDFIIAIEDQISKIEHSLQESALLEGKPSSPWVRLDEGECNELAMFLSGPSAFGESTPLKNHNGDDENQQNMCKGLTTDRLKTSNHLVQSGSLEARDEKSHQHRRTASASADIGAWNVAITEVRYQPNSSDGQPLQPPRKVPSLSGFLSSMDCASKLKLPKSGVRKWKAMDNKQETDTIPLRSSQATKGIHACYEKSKSCLDGCDECYAKQLYGWSGIIQRQLQRSQYQMQYSRPFQVVFWIALFFCLIVLIALRVL; translated from the exons ATGGCTTCGAGTTTTGATCGGTGGGAGAAGGATCCTTTCTTCTCTGCGGCGGAGGAGGTTCAAGAATCAGCGGACAG GATGGAATCAACATATAGAGCTTGGATGCACTCAAAGAAAGACGCTTCGAGTTTGTGGAActctgaggagctccaccgtgATCTTCGTACTGCCCTTGGCACCACCAAATGGCAG TTAGAGGAGTTTCAACGTGCCGTCAGGTCAAGTTACAATGAGAGCTTTACTGAGGATTCAAGAGACAGGCATAGTGATTTTATCATTGCAATTGAGGACCAAATTTCAAAAATTGAACATTCGTTACAGGAATCTGCCCTTTTGGAGGGCAAGCCATCTTCACCTTGGGTGCGATTAGATGAAGGCGAGTGTAATGAACTTGCAATGTTTTTGTCGGGCCCATCAGCATTTGGAGAGAGCACGCCTCTGAAAAATCATAATGGGGATGATGAAAACCAACAAAATATGTGTAAAGGATTGACCACTGACCGGTTGAAGACCTCAAACCATTTAGTCCAGTCGGGTTCCTTGGAGGCCAGAGATGAGAAATCTCATCAGCATAGGAGGACAGCCAGTGCTAGTGCTGACATTGGCGCTTGGAATGTTGCGATTACTGAAGTTAGATATCAACCAAATTCTTCTGATGGGCAACCCTTGCAACCCCCACGAAAAGTACCTAGTTTATCAGGATTTTTAAGTTCCATGGACTGTGCATCCAAACTCAAGTTGCCAAAGAGTGGTGTTAGGAAATGGAAGGCAATGGATAATAAACAAGAAACTGATACTATACCCTTGCGTTCTTCACAAGCGACCAAG GGCATTCATGCTTGTTATGAAAAAAGCAAGAGCTGCCTGGATGGTTGTGATGAATGTTATGCTAAGCAACTTTATGGCTGGTCTGGAATTATACAGAGACAGCTTCAACGGTCTCAGTATCAAATGCAATACAGTCGACCTTTTCAAGTGGTTTTCTGGATTGCACTTTTCTTTTGTTTAATTG TGTTAATTGCATTGCGTGTATTATGA
- the LOC110605917 gene encoding protein arginine N-methyltransferase 2, which produces MDETQLLCEASRNGDLDKVIALINCGADVSYFGNDGFTPLMHGAKFGHAAVVKVLLEAGAPWNALSPSNLSAGDLAMEEGHQEAFEILLNAGIQSELILGTIARKANENVHGDYLEDRVTFSEDKLMDSDSKAVMMAWEKPLMEAHAKAVCSGGGHILNIGFGMGLVDTAIQQYSPATHTIIEAHPEVYKRMLDTGWGDKDNVKIIFGRWQDVLSQLETYDGIFFDTYGEHYEDLREFHQHLPVLLKPGGIYSFFNGLCGGNAFFHVVYCNLVSLELENLGYHTQLIPLPVKDCLGEKVWEGVRQKYWQLDTYYLPFCQSVQDSE; this is translated from the exons ATGGACGAGACCCAACTCCTATGCGAGGCGTCGAGGAACGGCGACTTAGACAAGGTCATAGCTCTCATAAACTGCGGGGCTGATGTTTCCTACTTTGGCAACGATGGCTTCACTCCGCTCATGCACGGGGCCAAGTTCGGTCACGCCGCCGTAGTCAAGGTCCTTCTGGAAGCCGGTGCTCCCTGGAATGCACTCTCTCCTTCTAATCTCTCCGCGGGTGATTTAGCCATGGAGGAAGGTCACCAGGAGGCCTTTGAAATTCTCCTCAACGCTG GAATTCAATCTGAGTTGATCTTAGGAACCATTGCAAGGAAAGCGAATGAAAATGTCCATGGAGATTACTTGGAAGATCGGGTTACCTTCAGCGAGGATAAGCTGATGGACTCTGATAGCAAAGCTGTCATGATGGCTTGGGAGAAACCACTGATGGAAGCACATGCTAAGGCCGTTTGCTCTGGAGGTGGCCACATACTTAACATTGGATTTGGAATGGGCCTTGTGGATACAGCCATTCAACAATACAGTCCAGCGACGCACACAATAATTGAGGCGCATCCAGAGGTTTATAAACGTATGCTTGATACTGGTTGGGGTGACAAAGATAATGTAAAGATAATATTTGGCCGGTGGCAAGATGTTCTTTCCCAGCTTGAAACTTATGACG GTATTTTCTTTGATACATATGGGGAGCATTATGAGGATCTGAGAGAGTTCCACCAACACCTTCCTGTGTTATTAAAGCCTGGAGGAATATACTCATTCTTTAATGGACTTTGCGGAGGTAATGCATTTTTCCATGTTGTTTACTGTAATTTAGTTTCGCTAGAACTTGAGAATTTGGGCTACCACACTCAGTTAATTCCCTTGCCTGTTAAGGATTGTTTGGGGGAAAAGGTTTGGGAAGGTGTGAGACAAAAGTATTGGCAACTTGATACATATTACCTCCCTTTCTGTCAGTCTGTACAAGATTCTGAATGA
- the LOC110606573 gene encoding subtilisin-like protease SBT1.7, producing the protein MRVVNLRFQLVAALLCFCYMYVNVVAEVKNLNSKKKTYIIHMDKSYMPVSFNDHLQWYDSSLKSVSESADMLYSYNSVIHGFSTRLTSEEAESLEKQQGILSVLPERVYELHTTRTPEFLGLGKSDAVLPASDSVSEVVVGVLDTGVWPELKSFDDTGLGPIPSTWKGECETGKSFNSSSCNRKLIGARFFSQGYEAAFGPIDETIESKSPRDDDGHGTHTSTTAAGSAVSGASLFGYASGIARGMAAQARVAAYKVCWLGGCFGSDILAAMDKAVEDGVNVLSMSIGGGLTEYYKDTVAIGAFTATARGILVSCSAGNGGPSQGSLSNVAPWITTVGAGTLDRDFPAYITLGNGKNYSGASLYSGKPLSDSLVPLVYGGNVSSSTSGFLCMSGTLIPAKVAGKIVICDRGGNSRVQKGLEVKHAGGLGMIIANTDLYGEELVADAHLLPTAAVGVSSGDAIKKYAFSDPKAVATIASGGTHLGVEPSPVVAAFSSRGPNLVTPEVLKPDVIAPGVNILAGWTGAAGPTGLTDDSRRVSFNIISGTSMSCPHVSGLAALLKAAHSDWSPASIRSALMTTAYTAYKDGKTILDVSTGQPSTPFDYGAGHVNPVAALDPGLVYDATVEDYLSFLCALNYTSSQIKLATNRDFTCDTSKKYSLNDLNYPSFSVPLQTASGKGGGAGVKSTVKYTRTLTNVGPPATYKVSVSSQTPSVNILVEPESLSFSEQYEKKSYTVTITATSMPSGTNSFARLEWSSSKHVVGSPIAFSWT; encoded by the coding sequence ATGAGGGTAGTGAATCTCAGGTTTCAACTGGTGGCAGCACTTCTGTGCTTCTGCTACATGTATGTGAATGTGGTAGCAGAAGTGAAGAATCTGAATTCAAAGAAGAAGACTTACATAATTCACATGGACAAATCCTATATGCCAGTGAGTTTCAATGATCATCTCCAGTGGTATGATTCCTCTTTGAAATCAGTATCAGAATCTGCTGATATGCTTTACTCTTACAACAGTGTAATCCATGGCTTTTCCACAAGACTCACATCTGAAGAAGCTGAATCACTTGAAAAACAGCAAGGAATTCTCTCTGTCCTGCCTGAGAGGGTGTATGAGCTGCATACTACTCGAACTCCAGAATTCCTTGGGTTAGGAAAAAGTGATGCCGTCCTCCCGGCATCTGACTCGGTTAGTGAAGTGGTTGTTGGAGTGCTAGACACAGGTGTCTGGCCAGAGTTGAAAAGCTTTGATGATACAGGTCTTGGCCCCATTCCAAGTACCTGGAAAGGAGAGTGTGAGACAGGCAAGAGCTTTAATTCATCAAGCTGCAACCGGAAATTAATTGGAGCAAGGTTTTTCTCACAAGGGTATGAAGCGGCATTTGGACCTATTGACGAAACAATTGAATCAAAGTCCCCAAGAGATGATGATGGTCATGGAACTCACACTTCAACTACAGCAGCTGGGTCAGCTGTTTCAGGAGCTAGCCTATTCGGTTATGCTTCAGGGATAGCACGTGGGATGGCTGCACAAGCCCGAGTAGCCGCTTACAAAGTATGTTGGCTTGGTGGGTGCTTTGGCTCTGATATATTAGCTGCGATGGACAAGGCTGTTGAAGATGGTGTGAATGTCTTGTCCATGTCTATTGGGGGAGGACTCACAGAATACTATAAAGATACAGTTGCAATTGGAGCTTTCACAGCAACAGCACGGGGGATTCTGGTATCATGTTCAGCAGGAAATGGTGGACCAAGTCAGGGCAGCTTGTCCAACGTTGCCCCTTGGATAACCACTGTAGGTGCTGGAACACTAGACCGAGATTTTCCAGCCTATATAACCCTTGGAAATGGGAAGAATTACTCAGGCGCATCACTTTATAGTGGGAAACCATTATCTGATTCACTGGTGCCACTGGTTTATGGCGGTAATGTGAGTAGTTCAACCAGTGGTTTTCTGTGTATGTCAGGGACTTTGATTCCTGCAAAAGTTGCTGGCAAAATTGTAATATGTGATCGAGGGGGGAACAGTAGAGTGCAAAAAGGATTGGAGGTGAAACATGCTGGTGGTTTAGGGATGATCATAGCAAACACGGATTTGTATGGCGAAGAGCTAGTAGCAGATGCACATCTTCTGCCAACAGCTGCCGTAGGAGTAAGCAGTGGAGATGCCATCAAGAAATACGCCTTCTCTGATCCTAAGGCAGTTGCCACAATTGCTTCTGGAGGCACCCATCTAGGAGTTGAGCCTTCACCAGTGGTAGCCGCATTCAGTTCTAGAGGCCCAAATCTTGTCACCCCAGAAGTACTCAAACCAGACGTGATAGCTCCAGGAGTGAATATATTAGCTGGATGGACTGGTGCAGCTGGTCCAACTGGGCTAACAGATGACTCCAGGCGAGTTAGCTTCAATATCATCTCTGGTACATCGATGTCATGTCCACACGTTAGTGGGTTAGCTGCACTCCTCAAGGCTGCACATTCGGATTGGAGCCCAGCATCAATTAGGTCTGCCCTCATGACCACAGCTTATACAGCATACAAAGATGGGAAAACTATACTAGATGTGTCTACTGGGCAGCCATCAACACCATTTGATTATGGAGCTGGACATGTAAATCCAGTAGCAGCCCTTGATCCTGGCCTTGTCTATGATGCCACAGTGGAGGACTATCTAAGCTTCCTCTGTGCATTAAACTACACTTCATCCCAGATTAAGCTCGCCACAAACAGAGACTTCACCTGCGATACGAGCAAGAAATACAGTCTGAACGATCTCAATTATCCATCTTTCTCTGTTCCTCTCCAAACTGCTTCAGGGAAAGGAGGTGGTGCTGGAGTAAAAAGCACTGTGAAATACACTAGGACTTTGACTAATGTGGGCCCTCCAGCAACCTATAAGGTTTCAGTATCTTCTCAAACTCCATCGGTGAATATCTTGGTTGAGCCAGAGTCACTTAGCTTCAGTGAACAATATGAGAAAAAGAGTTACACGGTGACAATCACTGCTACTTCTATGCCATCCGGTACCAATAGCTTTGCTCGTTTGGAATGGTCCAGCAGCAAACATGTGGTCGGGAGTCCGATAGCTTTCAGCTGGACATAA
- the LOC110605941 gene encoding acyl-CoA-binding domain-containing protein 3 isoform X3 encodes MELLQELFVTAIVAVLFSFIIAKLVSIAMAGGDSNRDSQLSKSQIINQNESISGNVDDSIVEDLQHFESLKVQGIKSEKRVELVEEVFQQVDEFVEPVEVEKVGKLVNRDEAIETDCRELPPESTEEGLKKEEELSEDRLGKSVAEIKLSREVGDDKNAIEQSDNVIEGRCFNDIENREIEPIGVEFSVEKDVVEESEEIRVVKSRGTEKAEVKKIEIDSDEDDWEGIERSELEQVFAKAVKFVEHRDKDGGLTSAGNDVQMELYGLHKIATEGPCREQPPMALKVTARAKWVLILRRRWSDGLPLLEEDD; translated from the exons ATGGAGCTGCTTCAAGAGCTCTTTGTCACGGCTATTGTTGCTGtgcttttctcttttattataGCAAAACTTGTTTCAATAGCTATGGCTGGTGGCGATTCTAATCGCGACTCACAGCTGTCTAAGAGTCAAATTATTAATCAGAATGAGAGCATTTCTGGAAATGTTGATGATAGCATCGTGGAGGATTTGCAGCATTTTGAAAGTTTGAAGGTTCAGGGAATTAAGAGCGAGAAGAGAGTCGAGTTGGTTGAAGAAGTTTTTCAGCAGGTTGATGAATTTGTTGAACCAGTTGAGGTTGAGAAGGTTGGGAAATTGGTGAACCGAGATGAAGCAATTGAAACTGACTGCCGTGAATTGCCTCCAGAATCAACCGAAGAAGGTTTAAAGAAAGAGGAAGAGTTGTCGGAGGATAGGTTGGGGAAGAGCGTAGCAGAGATTAAACTAAGTAGAGAAGTCGGAGATGATAAGAATGCTATTGAACAATCTGACAACGTTATTGAAGGaagatgttttaatgatataGAAAACAGAGAAATTGAGCCAATTGGAGTGGAATTCTCCGTTGAAAAAGATGTAGTAGAAGAATCTGAGGAGATTCGGGTCGTGAAGAGTAGAGGAACGGAAAAGGCTGAAGTGAAGAAAATAGAGATTGATAGCGACGAGGATGATTGGGAGGGGATTGAGAGGAGTGAGTTGGAACAGGTTTTTGCAAAGGCAGTCAAGTTTGTGGAGCACAGAGATAAGGATGGAGGTTTGACAAGCGCAGGGAACGATGTGCAAATGGAATTGTATGGGCTTCATAAGATAGCTACCGAGGGGCCCTGCCGCGAGCAGCCTCCTATGGCTCTCAAAGTTACTGCCCGCGCCAAGTG GGTGTTGATCTTGAGGAGGCGTTGGAGTGATGGACTTCCACTGCTGGAAGAAGATGATTAG
- the LOC110605941 gene encoding acyl-CoA-binding domain-containing protein 3 isoform X1, with protein MELLQELFVTAIVAVLFSFIIAKLVSIAMAGGDSNRDSQLSKSQIINQNESISGNVDDSIVEDLQHFESLKVQGIKSEKRVELVEEVFQQVDEFVEPVEVEKVGKLVNRDEAIETDCRELPPESTEEGLKKEEELSEDRLGKSVAEIKLSREVGDDKNAIEQSDNVIEGRCFNDIENREIEPIGVEFSVEKDVVEESEEIRVVKSRGTEKAEVKKIEIDSDEDDWEGIERSELEQVFAKAVKFVEHRDKDGGLTSAGNDVQMELYGLHKIATEGPCREQPPMALKVTARAKWNAWQRLGNMNQEVAMEKYIDLVSDKVPGWMEYKSTADSNPGPGSSEATSTSAVASELITPSSYHPNIAEERNPEVLPDIEKNNFTGGPNS; from the exons ATGGAGCTGCTTCAAGAGCTCTTTGTCACGGCTATTGTTGCTGtgcttttctcttttattataGCAAAACTTGTTTCAATAGCTATGGCTGGTGGCGATTCTAATCGCGACTCACAGCTGTCTAAGAGTCAAATTATTAATCAGAATGAGAGCATTTCTGGAAATGTTGATGATAGCATCGTGGAGGATTTGCAGCATTTTGAAAGTTTGAAGGTTCAGGGAATTAAGAGCGAGAAGAGAGTCGAGTTGGTTGAAGAAGTTTTTCAGCAGGTTGATGAATTTGTTGAACCAGTTGAGGTTGAGAAGGTTGGGAAATTGGTGAACCGAGATGAAGCAATTGAAACTGACTGCCGTGAATTGCCTCCAGAATCAACCGAAGAAGGTTTAAAGAAAGAGGAAGAGTTGTCGGAGGATAGGTTGGGGAAGAGCGTAGCAGAGATTAAACTAAGTAGAGAAGTCGGAGATGATAAGAATGCTATTGAACAATCTGACAACGTTATTGAAGGaagatgttttaatgatataGAAAACAGAGAAATTGAGCCAATTGGAGTGGAATTCTCCGTTGAAAAAGATGTAGTAGAAGAATCTGAGGAGATTCGGGTCGTGAAGAGTAGAGGAACGGAAAAGGCTGAAGTGAAGAAAATAGAGATTGATAGCGACGAGGATGATTGGGAGGGGATTGAGAGGAGTGAGTTGGAACAGGTTTTTGCAAAGGCAGTCAAGTTTGTGGAGCACAGAGATAAGGATGGAGGTTTGACAAGCGCAGGGAACGATGTGCAAATGGAATTGTATGGGCTTCATAAGATAGCTACCGAGGGGCCCTGCCGCGAGCAGCCTCCTATGGCTCTCAAAGTTACTGCCCGCGCCAAGTG GAATGCTTGGCAAAGGCTGGGAAACATGAATCAAGAGGTGGCTATGGAAAAGTATATCGACCTTGTGTCAGATAAAGTCCCAGGTTGGATGGAATACAAATCTACT GCTGATAGCAACCCAGGACCAGGATCATCTGAAGCAACAAGTACCAGTGCTGTGGCTTCAGAGTTAATTACTCCTTCATCCTATCATCCAAATATTGCAGAGGAAAG AAACCCAGAGGTGCTGCCTGatattgagaaaaataattttactggAGGCCCAAACTCGTAA
- the LOC110605941 gene encoding acyl-CoA-binding domain-containing protein 3 isoform X2, which yields MELLQELFVTAIVAVLFSFIIAKLVSIAMAGGDSNRDSQLSKSQIINQNESISGNVDDSIVEDLQHFESLKVQGIKSEKRVELVEEVFQQVDEFVEPVEVEKVGKLVNRDEAIETDCRELPPESTEEGLKKEEELSEDRLGKSVAEIKLSREVGDDKNAIEQSDNVIEGRCFNDIENREIEPIGVEFSVEKDVVEESEEIRVVKSRGTEKAEVKKIEIDSDEDDWEGIERSELEQVFAKAVKFVEHRDKDGGLTSAGNDVQMELYGLHKIATEGPCREQPPMALKVTARAKWLIATQDQDHLKQQVPVLWLQS from the exons ATGGAGCTGCTTCAAGAGCTCTTTGTCACGGCTATTGTTGCTGtgcttttctcttttattataGCAAAACTTGTTTCAATAGCTATGGCTGGTGGCGATTCTAATCGCGACTCACAGCTGTCTAAGAGTCAAATTATTAATCAGAATGAGAGCATTTCTGGAAATGTTGATGATAGCATCGTGGAGGATTTGCAGCATTTTGAAAGTTTGAAGGTTCAGGGAATTAAGAGCGAGAAGAGAGTCGAGTTGGTTGAAGAAGTTTTTCAGCAGGTTGATGAATTTGTTGAACCAGTTGAGGTTGAGAAGGTTGGGAAATTGGTGAACCGAGATGAAGCAATTGAAACTGACTGCCGTGAATTGCCTCCAGAATCAACCGAAGAAGGTTTAAAGAAAGAGGAAGAGTTGTCGGAGGATAGGTTGGGGAAGAGCGTAGCAGAGATTAAACTAAGTAGAGAAGTCGGAGATGATAAGAATGCTATTGAACAATCTGACAACGTTATTGAAGGaagatgttttaatgatataGAAAACAGAGAAATTGAGCCAATTGGAGTGGAATTCTCCGTTGAAAAAGATGTAGTAGAAGAATCTGAGGAGATTCGGGTCGTGAAGAGTAGAGGAACGGAAAAGGCTGAAGTGAAGAAAATAGAGATTGATAGCGACGAGGATGATTGGGAGGGGATTGAGAGGAGTGAGTTGGAACAGGTTTTTGCAAAGGCAGTCAAGTTTGTGGAGCACAGAGATAAGGATGGAGGTTTGACAAGCGCAGGGAACGATGTGCAAATGGAATTGTATGGGCTTCATAAGATAGCTACCGAGGGGCCCTGCCGCGAGCAGCCTCCTATGGCTCTCAAAGTTACTGCCCGCGCCAAGTG GCTGATAGCAACCCAGGACCAGGATCATCTGAAGCAACAAGTACCAGTGCTGTGGCTTCAGAGTTAA
- the LOC110605943 gene encoding uncharacterized protein At2g23090, with amino-acid sequence MGGGNGQKSKMARERNMEKQKGAKGSQLESNKKAMSIQCKVCMQTFICTTSEVKCREHAEAKHPKSDVYACFPHLKK; translated from the exons atgggaggAGGCAATGGACAGAAGTCAAAGATGGCTCGCGAGAGAAATATGGAGAAGCAAAAAGGAGCTAAGG GAAGTCAGCTTGAATCAAACAAGAAAGCCATGTCGATCCAG TGCAAGGTGTGCATGCAGACATTCATTTGCACCACATCAGAGGTGAAGTGCAGAGAGCACGCAGAAGCAAAACATCCAAAATCTGACGTATACGCGTGTTTCCCACACCTCAAGAAATGA